One Rubripirellula amarantea DNA segment encodes these proteins:
- a CDS encoding circularly permuted type 2 ATP-grasp protein, whose amino-acid sequence MTQVATNETLFQSYEARPSSFDEFKSHDGVVRPKWLHIREHFGKLGPSGIGDAMAETERLVRESGANFRAVQGDRQGIRPWRLNVVPLVLNESVWRALESGLKQRVRVLEGVLADLLGEQRLLRERIIPAELLCANPSFARAFHELPSLKPRLDLTATDLARDRDGSWWVTGDRTRAPSGLGYALENRVIISRVFPNLIRNSNVIRLASFFASLQNHFNSLAAQRRDNPRVAILTPGEDSYRHTEDAYLARYLGYTLVQGRDLAVRGSRLNVKTLGGLLPIEVLWRHVSDRKCDALELDPTELQGTPGMLQAVRAGHVAVANSLGSMIAEMPALLPFLPAASKFLFGEPLKLPSIATYWCGGAKERAYVLENLDKLILRPAFAISGDPPITPSEMSAEQRQSLTEHIKAKPFKYVAQMRPSRSTTPVWENGQMQSWYSSLRTFQLQTTSDVDVLPGGLARVTPDPATLEHSPTSGRLGQDCWIVSDGPVDQVTSLLSVATTSIELTRGGAELPSRVAENLYWLGRSAERTEAIARLLRGTLIRMTGESSVESTPELLHMVKALAALGQVDATYAIDEFRGNVPAMETVIPQSIFDTESGSGLRAGIIDMSDKASAVHDRISLDAYRIISKVGEHLYQLDHAQSKDLGTVIIQLDRVITDLQALAGLASESMTRTHAWRFLQLGRRIERAAQTAELLSATLNEPAADERSTLEALLQVTDSFMTYRSRYLLQMRPLAVIDLLVNDVSNPRSIAFQLQDIEQLLSQLPGDNRKLGLGTDEKLAQGLSHVVRMSDPAELAVIGDSGRREVLATLMDLLIEGLPKTSDAIAARYLIHTNATQQLTQRTTDDLPGVHQP is encoded by the coding sequence TTGACTCAGGTTGCCACCAACGAAACGCTGTTTCAAAGTTACGAGGCACGGCCCAGTAGCTTCGACGAGTTCAAGTCGCACGATGGTGTCGTACGTCCAAAGTGGCTTCATATCCGTGAGCATTTTGGAAAGCTTGGACCGTCCGGCATTGGCGATGCCATGGCTGAAACGGAGCGTTTGGTCCGCGAGAGCGGTGCTAATTTCCGAGCCGTGCAGGGCGACCGACAAGGGATTCGTCCGTGGCGACTTAATGTGGTGCCACTGGTGTTGAACGAAAGTGTTTGGCGAGCTCTGGAATCGGGGCTCAAACAACGCGTTCGTGTTCTCGAGGGTGTCCTAGCAGACTTGCTGGGCGAACAACGACTGCTTCGTGAACGCATCATTCCCGCTGAACTGCTCTGTGCGAATCCGAGCTTTGCACGCGCTTTTCATGAACTACCGTCTTTGAAGCCAAGGTTGGACCTAACCGCGACTGATCTTGCTCGCGATCGAGACGGTTCTTGGTGGGTTACGGGAGATCGCACTCGGGCACCAAGCGGTCTGGGTTATGCCTTGGAAAACCGAGTGATCATTAGCCGCGTGTTTCCGAATCTTATTCGAAACAGCAATGTCATTCGCCTGGCATCGTTCTTTGCTTCCTTGCAAAACCATTTCAACTCGCTTGCGGCTCAACGTCGCGATAACCCACGCGTTGCAATCTTAACGCCCGGCGAAGATAGTTACCGGCATACTGAAGACGCCTATTTGGCGCGATATCTCGGCTACACACTCGTTCAAGGTCGAGATTTGGCCGTACGAGGAAGTCGCTTGAACGTTAAGACGCTCGGCGGTTTGCTTCCCATTGAAGTCCTTTGGCGTCACGTTTCCGATCGCAAGTGCGATGCCCTGGAGCTCGATCCAACGGAACTTCAGGGAACGCCTGGAATGTTGCAGGCAGTTCGTGCCGGGCATGTCGCGGTCGCTAATAGTTTGGGAAGTATGATCGCTGAAATGCCGGCACTGCTACCGTTTTTGCCCGCGGCCTCGAAGTTTTTATTCGGAGAACCATTAAAGCTGCCTAGCATTGCGACATATTGGTGCGGCGGTGCCAAGGAGCGCGCATATGTGCTGGAGAATTTGGACAAGCTTATTCTGCGACCCGCGTTTGCGATCTCGGGAGACCCGCCTATCACTCCCTCTGAAATGTCAGCGGAGCAGCGGCAAAGTCTTACTGAACATATCAAGGCCAAGCCATTCAAGTACGTCGCTCAGATGCGTCCGTCTCGAAGTACCACGCCGGTTTGGGAAAACGGACAAATGCAATCTTGGTACTCGTCGCTAAGGACGTTCCAATTGCAAACGACTAGCGACGTCGACGTGTTGCCCGGCGGATTAGCGCGAGTGACGCCTGATCCAGCGACGCTTGAACATAGTCCCACCAGTGGTCGGTTGGGCCAGGATTGTTGGATCGTATCGGATGGTCCGGTAGACCAAGTGACGTCATTGCTAAGTGTTGCAACGACAAGCATTGAACTCACGCGAGGCGGCGCTGAGTTGCCCAGTCGGGTGGCGGAGAATCTGTATTGGCTAGGTCGAAGCGCTGAACGCACTGAGGCGATCGCTCGACTATTGCGAGGAACGCTCATTCGCATGACCGGCGAAAGCTCGGTCGAAAGCACGCCGGAACTCTTGCACATGGTGAAGGCGTTGGCGGCATTGGGCCAAGTCGACGCGACTTACGCCATCGACGAGTTTCGTGGAAATGTGCCGGCAATGGAAACCGTGATTCCGCAATCAATTTTTGATACCGAAAGCGGTAGCGGATTGCGAGCGGGGATCATCGACATGAGCGATAAGGCGTCTGCGGTTCACGACCGCATTTCACTCGACGCTTATCGTATTATCAGCAAAGTAGGGGAGCACCTCTATCAACTAGATCATGCGCAATCGAAAGACCTGGGAACGGTAATCATTCAACTCGACCGAGTGATTACCGATCTGCAGGCGCTTGCTGGTTTAGCGAGCGAAAGCATGACGCGAACTCACGCGTGGCGTTTCTTGCAGTTGGGTCGACGAATTGAACGGGCCGCTCAAACCGCCGAACTTTTGTCCGCAACACTCAACGAGCCCGCCGCAGACGAACGATCGACGCTAGAGGCACTCTTGCAAGTCACCGACAGCTTCATGACCTACCGATCACGCTACTTATTGCAAATGCGACCTTTGGCGGTCATCGACTTGTTGGTCAACGACGTTTCCAATCCTCGTTCGATCGCTTTTCAACTACAAGATATTGAGCAGTTGCTATCCCAATTACCGGGTGACAATCGGAAGCTCGGGTTGGGTACGGACGAGAAACTCGCACAAGGTCTTTCGCACGTGGTGCGAATGTCCGACCCTGCTGAGTTGGCGGTGATCGGAGATTCGGGGCGACGCGAGGTATTAGCAACACTAATGGACCTGTTGATCGAAGGCTTGCCGAAGACTTCTGATGCAATCGCAGCACGCTATCTCATTCACACCAACGCTACCCAGCAATTGACACAGCGAACGACTGATGATCTGCCCGGAGTTCACCAACCGTGA
- a CDS encoding helix-turn-helix transcriptional regulator, with protein MSEIQQPIDSERTLVRFADDLERIFQSAMRCLDEKIPFDEGLRDENLSVYIKSSETRILYFNESYRMVFASESLPTGRLSKAYLQDSVIPISLASDELILAGCTTAIFDHFGHDSEGKPVMLRTGKRSLRSMAHPSFAILGVTEVIELLPEEARRSAKSAELTAKWNLFSKLSDEDRSLSILLAQGLTPSEIAEQRSVSKRTIENHRTRILQDLRLDQQVDLIKLVVRLQEKGFADFGV; from the coding sequence ATGAGCGAAATACAACAACCGATAGATTCAGAGCGGACGCTCGTTCGTTTCGCCGATGACCTCGAGCGAATCTTCCAGAGCGCCATGCGTTGCCTGGACGAAAAGATTCCCTTTGATGAAGGTCTAAGGGATGAGAATCTATCGGTGTATATCAAGTCATCGGAAACTCGCATTCTTTACTTCAACGAGTCGTACCGAATGGTTTTTGCCAGCGAGTCACTTCCTACGGGGCGGCTATCTAAGGCTTATTTGCAAGACTCAGTGATCCCAATTTCCTTAGCGTCCGACGAATTAATCCTAGCGGGATGCACCACGGCAATTTTTGACCACTTCGGTCACGATTCCGAGGGCAAACCGGTGATGCTTCGCACGGGAAAACGCTCGCTTCGGTCCATGGCGCACCCTTCCTTTGCGATTTTGGGGGTGACCGAGGTGATTGAATTGCTTCCTGAAGAGGCACGCCGGTCGGCTAAATCAGCCGAACTGACTGCCAAATGGAATCTGTTCTCGAAACTTTCCGACGAAGACCGTTCCCTTTCCATCTTGTTGGCCCAAGGGTTAACGCCAAGCGAGATTGCGGAACAGCGTTCGGTAAGCAAACGCACGATCGAAAATCACCGCACTCGCATCTTGCAAGATTTACGATTGGATCAGCAAGTTGACCTGATCAAATTGGTCGTTCGGCTGCAAGAAAAGGGATTTGCGGATTTCGGAGTCTGA
- a CDS encoding transglutaminase family protein, translating into MTIRVALHHETEYVYERPISVGPQLVRLRPAYHGRTPIEAYSLTIEPENHFRNWQQDPFGNPIARLVFPELCQNLKITVDLIVDMTVINPFDFFVEEDSDHWPFQYADDERQQLAPYLVKPEMTPKFAQWVDSLPKSADRMVDFLVSVNQRFKDRVDYLVRMEPGVQTPEETLTINSGSCRDSAWLMVESLRQIGLAARFVSGYLIQLTADQKSLDGPSGPEQDFCDLHAWTEVYLPGAGWVGLDPTSGLFAGEGHIPLACTPSFTGAAPITGGHEPCEVEFHHAMSVRRHYEDPRVTKPYTEHQWSAIMQTGHEVDKELEAGDVRLTMGGEPTFVSIDNMEDPQWTTDAVGEEKRVLSNLLLLRLRDQFAPGGLLHYGQGKWYPGESLPRWALSCLWRRDGEPIWRDPSLLADEGHDYGFTSEDANRFVRHLARELDISAKLTFPVYEDTFHYLWSENRLPIDVDPTDPKLSDPNERAMMIRTFQNGLGTPVGFVMPIRRAWWQARPGWIGGHWPVRGGKVYLLPGNSPIGLRLPLDTLPASSVASSAFYTEPLDPTVPRGPLPSNANFPKGNEAEVIRDGDNPQEADLGLPINEQTLDEEDDAYLPTSGDVVRTALCVECRFGRLYVFMPPAQRLEDYLDLVEAIEDTAKHLKLPVVIEGYLPPPDDRVELFKVTPDPGVIEVNTQPSADWDSLCGLTQTLYHEARHCRLGTDKFDLDGRHTGTGGGNHIVLGGRSPSESPFLRRPDLLASMIAFWNNHPSLSYLFSSRFIGPTSQAPRFDESRHDAIYEMEIALNQVPHPGESFQPWMVDRLFRDLLVDLTGNTHRAEICIDKMYSPDSSTGRLGLVELRGFEMPPHAEMSLAQQLLIRAIVASFWKTPYKQKLSRWQTSLHDKFMLPHFVWEDLKDVLNEVSLPHAKIEPEWFLPHLEFRFPKIGEANYQGMKLQLRSAIEPWYVMGEEPAGGGTARFVDSSLERIEIKLDQFNSTRFRVLCNGVNVPLHQTAVVNQYVAGIKFRAWQPPRCLHPTIGIHSPLRFEIVDVANQQSIGGCTYHVFEPGGRGDERFPINANEAESRRAARFETLGMTGGTIHVPDDIGYVGGGEYPVTLDLRRT; encoded by the coding sequence ATGACCATCCGCGTTGCACTCCACCACGAAACCGAATACGTCTACGAACGCCCAATTTCCGTTGGTCCACAGTTGGTGCGTTTGCGTCCGGCCTACCATGGGCGAACGCCGATCGAAGCGTACAGCTTAACGATCGAACCTGAAAACCATTTTCGCAATTGGCAACAAGATCCGTTTGGCAATCCGATCGCACGGTTGGTGTTTCCTGAACTTTGCCAAAACCTGAAAATCACGGTCGATTTGATCGTCGACATGACCGTGATCAATCCTTTCGATTTCTTTGTCGAAGAGGATTCCGATCACTGGCCTTTCCAATACGCCGACGATGAGCGTCAACAATTGGCACCCTATTTGGTGAAGCCAGAGATGACGCCAAAGTTCGCTCAATGGGTCGACTCGCTACCCAAGTCCGCAGACCGAATGGTTGATTTTCTCGTCAGTGTCAACCAGCGATTCAAGGATCGCGTCGACTACTTGGTACGAATGGAACCCGGCGTTCAAACTCCGGAAGAAACCTTAACGATCAACAGTGGATCTTGCCGTGATTCCGCGTGGCTGATGGTCGAATCCTTACGTCAAATTGGATTGGCCGCGAGGTTTGTGTCGGGGTACTTGATTCAACTGACCGCCGATCAAAAGTCGCTCGATGGACCTTCGGGGCCCGAACAAGATTTTTGTGACCTGCATGCCTGGACCGAAGTCTACCTACCCGGCGCGGGTTGGGTCGGCTTGGACCCTACCAGCGGTTTGTTTGCTGGCGAAGGCCACATTCCACTCGCTTGCACCCCTTCTTTCACTGGCGCGGCGCCGATCACCGGCGGACACGAACCCTGTGAAGTTGAATTCCATCACGCGATGTCAGTGCGTCGGCACTACGAAGACCCTCGCGTCACGAAGCCCTACACCGAACATCAATGGTCTGCCATCATGCAGACGGGCCATGAGGTGGACAAGGAACTTGAAGCTGGTGATGTGCGATTGACCATGGGTGGCGAACCCACGTTTGTCTCGATCGACAACATGGAAGATCCGCAGTGGACAACCGACGCAGTCGGCGAAGAGAAGCGAGTGCTAAGTAACCTGTTGCTGCTGAGACTGCGAGATCAGTTCGCGCCAGGTGGGCTACTGCATTACGGTCAAGGAAAATGGTACCCGGGCGAATCCTTGCCACGTTGGGCACTGTCTTGCCTGTGGCGTCGAGACGGCGAACCTATTTGGCGAGACCCTAGCTTATTGGCCGATGAAGGTCACGATTACGGATTCACGTCGGAAGATGCGAATCGTTTCGTTCGTCACCTGGCTCGCGAGTTAGACATTAGCGCCAAGCTAACGTTTCCAGTCTACGAAGACACGTTCCATTATCTGTGGAGCGAGAACCGCTTGCCGATCGATGTCGATCCTACCGATCCAAAGTTGAGCGATCCTAACGAACGCGCAATGATGATCCGCACGTTTCAAAACGGACTGGGTACGCCCGTTGGTTTTGTGATGCCGATACGCCGTGCTTGGTGGCAGGCTCGACCGGGCTGGATTGGTGGCCATTGGCCTGTTCGCGGTGGTAAGGTTTACCTGCTACCTGGTAATTCGCCGATTGGACTTCGGTTGCCGCTCGATACTCTTCCGGCATCAAGCGTTGCGTCTAGTGCTTTCTACACCGAACCCCTTGACCCCACTGTTCCGCGAGGACCGTTACCTTCGAACGCCAATTTCCCTAAGGGAAATGAAGCGGAGGTGATTCGTGACGGCGACAATCCACAAGAAGCCGACCTCGGGTTGCCGATCAATGAGCAGACGCTCGATGAAGAAGATGACGCCTACCTTCCGACTAGCGGCGACGTAGTCCGTACAGCGCTTTGCGTGGAATGCCGATTCGGTCGACTGTATGTTTTCATGCCCCCTGCTCAGCGGCTTGAAGATTACCTTGATCTCGTCGAGGCCATTGAGGATACCGCAAAGCACTTGAAACTACCGGTCGTGATCGAAGGCTACCTACCGCCGCCGGATGATCGAGTTGAATTGTTCAAAGTAACGCCAGACCCCGGCGTGATCGAAGTCAACACGCAGCCATCTGCCGATTGGGACAGCTTATGCGGATTGACCCAGACGCTCTATCACGAAGCCCGGCATTGCCGACTTGGAACGGACAAGTTTGACCTTGATGGACGGCACACCGGGACGGGCGGAGGCAATCACATTGTTCTCGGCGGACGATCACCGTCGGAAAGTCCGTTCTTGCGACGACCGGATTTGCTGGCGAGCATGATTGCGTTCTGGAACAATCACCCATCACTTTCCTACCTGTTCAGCAGTCGGTTCATTGGCCCAACTAGCCAGGCCCCTCGTTTCGACGAAAGCCGACATGATGCGATCTACGAGATGGAAATCGCGTTGAACCAGGTTCCGCATCCGGGCGAATCTTTTCAACCCTGGATGGTTGACCGATTGTTCCGTGATTTGCTGGTCGACTTAACCGGAAACACGCACCGCGCGGAAATTTGCATCGACAAGATGTATTCGCCTGACAGTTCTACGGGTCGCTTAGGATTGGTTGAATTGCGAGGCTTCGAAATGCCGCCTCACGCGGAAATGAGCCTTGCCCAGCAATTGCTCATTCGTGCGATCGTTGCCTCATTTTGGAAGACTCCCTACAAGCAAAAGCTTTCTCGCTGGCAAACGTCGTTGCATGACAAATTCATGCTGCCTCACTTTGTCTGGGAGGACCTGAAGGATGTCTTGAACGAAGTCTCTTTGCCTCATGCCAAGATCGAACCCGAATGGTTCTTACCTCACTTGGAATTCCGATTCCCCAAAATTGGTGAAGCAAACTACCAAGGCATGAAGCTGCAACTTCGCTCGGCCATTGAACCTTGGTACGTGATGGGTGAAGAGCCCGCCGGCGGTGGAACGGCACGGTTCGTCGATTCATCATTGGAACGAATCGAGATAAAGCTCGACCAATTCAATTCGACGCGTTTCCGAGTGTTGTGCAACGGAGTCAACGTTCCCTTGCACCAGACCGCAGTCGTGAACCAATACGTGGCCGGAATCAAGTTCCGCGCATGGCAACCCCCACGTTGCTTGCATCCAACGATCGGGATTCATTCACCCCTGCGTTTCGAAATCGTTGATGTTGCGAACCAACAATCAATCGGCGGATGCACCTATCACGTCTTCGAACCAGGCGGACGTGGTGACGAAAGATTCCCAATCAATGCTAACGAGGCAGAATCGCGTCGAGCGGCTCGCTTTGAAACCCTGGGCATGACCGGTGGTACCATCCACGTTCCGGATGACATTGGCTACGTCGGCGGTGGGGAATATCCCGTAACGCTGGATTTGCGAAGGACTTAA
- a CDS encoding transglutaminase family protein, which yields MNQLQGQTNVSGEENASTRYHISHRTMYKYSAPVAICQNQLRMMPRSLKRQTCETICHHVETLIKPEPTVTQQHVDYFGNQVIAFSVESLHDELDILVQSDVTVSQTMEIKSLVSTPWESVLESINNATDPNWLFAKEFQYNSPRIHRRSKFAEYAAPSFPQGRPIIEASLDLTKRIHQDFAYDSKATHVGTTTEESFLLRAGVCQDFSHVQIACLRSLGIPACYVSGYLRTVPADGKPRMTGADESHAWISVYTGPEFGWIDFDPTNACAADTNHIPICIGRDYSEVSPMRGVVIGGGVATLSVAVDVIEV from the coding sequence GTGAATCAACTACAAGGTCAAACTAACGTGAGTGGCGAGGAGAACGCCTCGACTCGGTATCACATCAGCCATCGAACGATGTACAAGTACTCGGCGCCGGTTGCGATTTGTCAAAATCAGTTACGCATGATGCCTCGCAGTTTGAAACGGCAAACGTGTGAAACGATTTGTCACCATGTCGAAACGTTAATCAAGCCTGAACCGACGGTGACCCAACAGCACGTCGATTACTTTGGCAATCAAGTGATTGCGTTCTCGGTTGAGTCCCTACACGATGAACTTGACATTCTGGTTCAAAGTGATGTGACCGTTAGCCAGACGATGGAAATCAAGAGTTTGGTTTCGACACCTTGGGAAAGTGTGCTGGAATCCATCAACAATGCGACTGACCCTAATTGGTTGTTTGCGAAAGAATTTCAATACAACTCTCCGCGAATTCATCGCCGGTCTAAGTTTGCTGAGTACGCGGCTCCCTCGTTCCCCCAGGGGCGACCAATCATCGAAGCCAGTTTGGACTTGACCAAGCGTATTCATCAGGACTTTGCTTACGACAGCAAGGCGACTCACGTCGGGACGACCACCGAAGAATCGTTTCTTCTTCGGGCGGGTGTATGTCAAGACTTTTCGCATGTCCAAATTGCATGCCTGCGATCTCTCGGAATCCCCGCGTGTTACGTAAGCGGCTACTTGCGAACGGTTCCGGCTGACGGCAAGCCGCGAATGACTGGGGCGGACGAATCGCATGCGTGGATCAGTGTCTACACTGGTCCTGAATTTGGCTGGATCGATTTTGACCCAACGAATGCCTGTGCCGCCGACACCAATCACATTCCCATCTGCATCGGGCGTGACTACAGCGAAGTGAGTCCGATGCGAGGCGTTGTTATCGGTGGCGGTGTTGCCACGCTCAGCGTTGCCGTCGATGTGATCGAAGTTTGA
- the ppc gene encoding phosphoenolpyruvate carboxylase has translation MNMTTSTSDDLRREIGYLGTVLGDTIEEFAGKESLDIVEKLRRAAWDRRVGRANADEQMKTLVAELDPEQMRVVIRAFTIFLDLLNLVEDRRRVQVLNDRATEAYPNPRRESIRAAIAELKASGKSADEVQTLISHLLVDLVFTAHPTDAKRRSVRNKLRTIRHLMQDYNSDQTPRDHERTEHAIRAEIAKLWQTDFIRPWRPTVMQEVARGLSIKPVLWNEVPRITAELDSALAANYGDEVVRKRPFVVFGSWIGGDRDGHPGVTADVTEETFSWLRREAIKFHLATCDRLFDSLSLSDRQVPVDPRITDAIQRMTSSFPELSSRLEQLPPGEWCRRWLSIIRWRLEQSEAQSEAQAEHQDGQSSDGAAYDSACQLAGDVALIETVLRDLPGSRYVTSDVKAWQSQIDTFGLHLAKLDVRQNAAVYTEVVNELLKRGGWSDAPESLDESGRCEALTSSLGEKVPNLDGASAMTLETIALFRTLHKIARTYSMAAIGTHVISMTSTPSDALTVLWLWQLTTEESDPDQAESCLPIVPLLETIGDLQAGPSILSGMLSIPAYRELLRRQGDRQMIMLGYSDSTKDGGYLSACWSLHQAQQALVEIASEHQIELTFFHGRGGSLGRGGGPAARSILSLPSGTFHGNLRLTEQGEVLADRYDDPAIAHRHLEQVVWSSLLAGGATKSLDSEQWYETMSELADRSFAKYRELLEQPGFVKFFRQVTPISEIEQLPIGSRPSRRKPDGGLADLRAIPWVFSWTQSRCLIPAWYGIGTAMAPLLDDNQRRSDLQAMYKEWPFFRALIDNAELALAKSDLKIAGEYASLAEGQDALQTIAAMVADEYRSSCRSILAVLNQQELLDGTPWLKESIRVRNRFIDPLNMIQVELLRRGQSADPSNEADSAELRQLTRLSINGIAAGMRTSG, from the coding sequence ATGAATATGACCACATCCACATCAGACGATCTACGCCGGGAAATCGGATACCTAGGAACCGTCCTCGGTGACACCATCGAAGAATTTGCCGGAAAAGAATCCTTGGATATCGTCGAAAAATTGCGACGGGCTGCCTGGGATCGTCGGGTTGGCCGAGCAAACGCGGACGAGCAAATGAAAACGCTTGTCGCAGAACTTGATCCCGAGCAAATGCGGGTGGTGATTCGTGCATTCACAATCTTCTTAGATTTGCTCAACTTGGTCGAGGATCGCCGGCGAGTACAGGTTCTCAACGATCGCGCCACCGAGGCGTACCCCAATCCGCGACGCGAGTCGATTCGGGCAGCGATTGCTGAATTGAAGGCCTCAGGGAAGTCAGCCGACGAAGTTCAAACGTTGATCAGCCACTTGCTCGTGGACCTCGTGTTCACCGCCCACCCCACCGATGCCAAGCGGCGTTCGGTCCGCAATAAATTGCGAACCATCCGGCACTTGATGCAAGACTACAACTCAGACCAAACACCACGCGACCACGAGCGAACCGAACATGCGATCCGCGCCGAGATCGCGAAACTTTGGCAAACGGATTTCATCCGACCATGGCGACCGACGGTGATGCAGGAGGTCGCGCGAGGATTGTCGATCAAGCCAGTATTGTGGAACGAGGTGCCTCGCATTACAGCCGAGTTGGATTCGGCCCTTGCGGCGAACTACGGCGACGAAGTGGTTCGCAAACGTCCGTTTGTAGTATTCGGATCTTGGATCGGAGGGGATCGCGATGGCCACCCCGGCGTGACAGCGGACGTCACCGAAGAAACTTTTTCTTGGCTGCGTCGCGAAGCAATTAAGTTTCATCTTGCCACGTGTGATCGTTTGTTCGACTCGCTTAGCCTCTCGGATCGCCAAGTTCCCGTCGACCCGCGAATCACCGATGCGATTCAGCGCATGACGTCAAGCTTTCCTGAGCTGAGCAGTCGACTTGAGCAATTGCCACCTGGCGAATGGTGCCGACGCTGGCTTTCCATTATTCGTTGGCGTTTGGAGCAATCGGAAGCCCAATCAGAAGCTCAAGCGGAACATCAGGATGGCCAAAGCAGCGATGGTGCAGCGTATGACTCAGCGTGCCAACTTGCTGGCGACGTGGCTCTGATCGAGACCGTTTTGCGTGACCTTCCCGGAAGCCGCTACGTCACGTCCGATGTGAAAGCGTGGCAAAGCCAGATTGATACGTTCGGTTTGCACTTGGCTAAGCTCGATGTTCGACAAAACGCGGCGGTGTACACCGAAGTCGTCAACGAACTACTCAAACGTGGTGGATGGAGCGACGCCCCGGAAAGCTTGGATGAATCAGGACGTTGCGAAGCATTGACAAGCTCGCTCGGCGAAAAGGTCCCGAACCTCGACGGTGCATCGGCAATGACGCTTGAAACAATTGCGTTGTTTCGAACGCTGCACAAGATCGCTCGCACGTATTCTATGGCCGCGATTGGTACTCATGTGATTAGCATGACCAGCACCCCCAGTGACGCCTTGACGGTCTTGTGGTTGTGGCAATTGACGACGGAAGAATCCGACCCAGATCAAGCCGAAAGTTGCTTGCCGATCGTGCCACTGCTTGAAACGATTGGTGACTTACAAGCCGGGCCCTCGATCTTGTCGGGAATGCTCTCGATTCCTGCCTACCGTGAACTGTTGCGTCGCCAGGGTGATCGTCAAATGATCATGCTAGGTTATTCCGATAGCACCAAGGACGGTGGCTACTTGTCGGCTTGCTGGTCACTACACCAGGCGCAACAGGCGCTGGTCGAGATTGCAAGCGAGCACCAAATCGAACTTACATTCTTTCACGGTCGCGGAGGGTCACTTGGCCGTGGCGGTGGCCCGGCGGCCCGAAGTATTTTGTCTCTGCCAAGCGGCACGTTCCACGGAAACCTGCGATTAACAGAACAGGGCGAAGTATTAGCAGATCGCTACGACGATCCTGCCATCGCGCACCGGCACCTCGAGCAGGTGGTTTGGTCGTCATTGCTGGCTGGCGGAGCGACCAAGTCGCTGGATTCCGAACAGTGGTACGAAACGATGAGCGAACTGGCTGATCGCTCCTTCGCGAAGTATCGCGAGTTGCTTGAACAACCCGGTTTCGTGAAGTTCTTTCGCCAGGTCACACCGATTTCAGAGATCGAGCAACTGCCAATCGGTTCCCGTCCCTCACGTCGCAAACCCGATGGCGGCCTAGCGGACTTGCGAGCGATTCCATGGGTATTTTCATGGACGCAATCGCGTTGTTTGATTCCTGCGTGGTATGGCATCGGAACCGCTATGGCTCCTTTGCTTGATGACAACCAACGCCGAAGTGATTTGCAAGCGATGTACAAGGAATGGCCGTTCTTCCGCGCATTGATCGATAATGCAGAACTCGCTTTGGCCAAATCAGACCTGAAGATCGCTGGTGAATACGCCAGTTTGGCGGAAGGCCAAGACGCGCTGCAAACCATTGCGGCAATGGTGGCTGATGAATACCGTTCATCCTGCCGTTCGATTTTGGCCGTGCTGAACCAGCAGGAATTGCTCGACGGGACCCCCTGGTTAAAGGAGTCGATTCGTGTACGCAATCGCTTTATTGATCCACTGAATATGATTCAGGTGGAACTTTTGCGGCGAGGCCAGTCCGCTGACCCGTCCAACGAAGCGGACTCGGCGGAACTGCGTCAGTTGACTCGACTTTCCATCAATGGGATCGCTGCAGGAATGCGGACTAGCGGCTAG